The Grimontia kaedaensis genome has a window encoding:
- the tagH gene encoding type VI secretion system-associated FHA domain protein TagH, which produces MSQHYPKIEQESRLQQATLTVTNTQNLEAGLSATHVFTNEGGSIGSSGADEWNLIDREGRVFPHHAEIVEIDGELCLLDVRGASYMNGATIPVGAGKSARLKDNDIVLIGPYQIRIHLSAAGSDGSGKQHGLESVFLTEKDATQIGAEREDSDVENPDDAVIDDPLAALDAAAPQISSGDDPLSEHQEMSAEQLKESYLLAKDTEWHGAEKTVHADSEYEMSSAITLKRTLPYEDALMDDKTLERLEQEVGRDYANADKSENAYGENGFSGFASGEYGSEASSEDGNHLVTGPIFRGLGVQAGNSSNMAEMQALSEEMGASLQSAIRGLLALHQQVEESRFGMMNKNLQPIEDNPLRLGLPYEETVETMFDRDRSMVHLSAPSAISESLTNIQHHNEAVQSATVEALGQILRAFSPEVLMRRFSAYRRPGEVSPESADAWAWNMYKNYYKELTSDRQRGFEKLFWEIFDQAYDRKIREKQLEV; this is translated from the coding sequence TAGAAGCAGGTTTGTCCGCAACGCACGTGTTTACTAATGAAGGTGGCTCAATTGGTTCTAGTGGTGCCGATGAATGGAACCTGATCGACAGAGAAGGCCGAGTGTTCCCGCATCACGCTGAGATCGTTGAAATCGATGGCGAGCTTTGTCTGCTAGATGTTCGCGGCGCGAGCTACATGAATGGCGCCACGATTCCCGTGGGCGCAGGCAAATCCGCGCGTTTGAAAGACAATGACATAGTCCTGATTGGCCCTTACCAAATCCGCATTCACTTAAGCGCTGCTGGCTCAGATGGCTCGGGCAAGCAGCACGGACTAGAGAGTGTTTTCCTGACGGAAAAAGACGCGACGCAGATTGGTGCCGAACGCGAAGACAGTGATGTTGAAAACCCTGATGACGCGGTAATTGATGACCCCTTGGCAGCACTTGACGCTGCGGCTCCCCAAATTTCTTCTGGTGATGACCCATTGAGCGAGCACCAGGAAATGTCTGCTGAGCAGTTGAAAGAAAGCTACCTGCTGGCAAAAGACACCGAATGGCATGGCGCAGAGAAAACCGTTCATGCAGACAGCGAATACGAAATGAGTTCAGCGATCACGCTGAAACGGACTTTACCCTATGAGGATGCCCTGATGGATGACAAAACCCTTGAACGCCTGGAACAAGAAGTAGGGCGTGACTACGCAAATGCTGACAAGTCAGAAAACGCTTATGGCGAAAACGGATTCAGTGGTTTTGCATCAGGCGAATATGGCAGCGAGGCATCATCGGAAGACGGCAATCACTTGGTAACAGGCCCCATCTTCCGTGGTCTTGGCGTTCAGGCGGGGAACAGCAGCAACATGGCTGAAATGCAGGCACTGTCAGAAGAAATGGGCGCTTCCCTACAATCTGCGATCCGTGGCCTTTTAGCGTTGCATCAGCAGGTCGAAGAAAGCCGCTTTGGCATGATGAACAAGAACCTTCAACCTATTGAAGACAACCCACTTCGCCTTGGTCTGCCCTATGAAGAAACGGTTGAAACCATGTTTGATCGTGACCGCAGTATGGTTCACCTATCTGCCCCTTCAGCGATCAGCGAAAGCTTGACTAACATCCAACACCATAACGAAGCCGTGCAAAGCGCCACCGTGGAAGCACTAGGCCAAATTCTCCGTGCATTCTCGCCGGAGGTGCTGATGCGCCGATTCAGTGCTTATCGCCGTCCTGGTGAAGTGTCGCCAGAGTCTGCAGATGCATGGGCATGGAATATGTACAAAAACTACTACAAGGAACTGACTTCAGACCGTCAGCGTGGCTTTGAAAAGTTGTTCTGGGAAATCTTTGATCAGGCTTACGACAGAAAGATTCGTGAGAAACAGCTGGAGGTATAA
- the tssJ gene encoding type VI secretion system lipoprotein TssJ, with the protein MKRLLGCFLLLTLFGCSSSDEALPKDQPTTVTFSLVATQKVNPNISGDATPIEVQIFELEDDSMFLASGFDQLAGDAEAALKSNYVDHRDFSLIPGQFKFIDHFEIDEATRYISVMARFSDPDVSDWKKVVKVLPVGRVYHLLMYFDGTEVVLDKVE; encoded by the coding sequence ATGAAACGTCTGCTAGGTTGCTTTCTGTTACTCACGCTTTTTGGTTGTTCGAGCAGCGATGAAGCGCTGCCAAAAGATCAACCGACAACGGTGACGTTCAGTTTAGTGGCGACACAAAAGGTCAATCCCAACATCAGTGGCGATGCGACACCGATTGAAGTGCAGATCTTTGAACTGGAAGATGACTCCATGTTCCTGGCGTCAGGCTTTGACCAACTGGCAGGCGATGCTGAAGCCGCGCTGAAAAGTAATTATGTCGACCATCGGGATTTCTCTTTGATTCCGGGGCAATTCAAATTTATCGACCATTTTGAAATCGATGAAGCGACGCGCTACATCTCCGTGATGGCGCGCTTCTCTGACCCAGATGTCAGTGATTGGAAAAAAGTCGTCAAGGTTCTGCCGGTCGGTCGGGTTTACCACCTGCTTATGTACTTCGATGGTACCGAAGTGGTTCTGGATAAAGTGGAGTAA